A window of the Polypterus senegalus isolate Bchr_013 chromosome 4, ASM1683550v1, whole genome shotgun sequence genome harbors these coding sequences:
- the LOC120528747 gene encoding tigger transposable element-derived protein 1-like: MTSVEEEYNPAKVRLAMMLRDCEDDKYGLLSFVQLYFREARFYCKYSSHIKLCYKMFPGFDVLMPEFLLEYKGAQDSKATSQEGKSYPAVGCHYGIESTVRYIKKDEKSIRSTAAVSFNQGGEKNYCRKKNISVDTNIIREKAKQLYDKFADAGDALDDDPQPGTSAESPTESCEFTASKGWFQKFKKRFNLASVNLQGEAASDKAAAEKYVADTFKAIIKEGGYRPQTVFNMDETALFWKWMPSYTFIMKEEAKAPGFKAHKDRITLVMCANAAGFMIKPGLVYKSKNPRALNNKNKNMLPVYWMHNMKAWITKRLTSDWFHQCFIPEVKIYLAEKGLEFKVVLLLDNTGGHPLDLSYQGVKIEFLLPNTTSLIQPMDQGVIRAFKALYTRNSLQHMVVAMDRNDDFSLKEYWRKYMITLCMVNVQKALNDIKKGTVNACWKKLWPEVVHDKKGSSAELGG; this comes from the exons TATGGTCTTCTGTCCTTTGTGCAGCTCTATTTTCGTGAAGCTAGATTCTACTGTAAGTACAGCAGCCACATCAAACTTTGTTACAAGATGTTTCCTGGTTTTGATGTACTGATGCCAGAATTCCTTTTAGAGTACAAGGGAGCTCAAGACTCGAAGGCTACATCTCAG gaagggaaaagctacccTGCTGTAGGATGCCACTACGGCATCGAGTCTACGGTTCGTTATATTAAGAAGGATGAAAAGAGCATacgatctacggccgcagtgtcctttaaccagggcggaGAAAAGaatt actgccggaagaagaacatctCCGTGGACACCAATATCATCCGAGAAAAGGCCAAGCAACTTTATGATAAGTTTGCGGATGCCGGAGATGCTCTAGATGACGATCCTCAACCTGGAACTTCTGCTGAATCCCCCACCGAGAGCTGTGAATTTACTGCCAGCAAGGGCtggtttcaaaaattcaaaaaaaggtTCAACTTGGCCAGTGTGAACCTGCAAGGAGAGGCTGCCTCCGACAAAGCCGCAGCCGAGAAATATGTCGCGGACACATTCAAGGCGATCATTAAGGAAGGTGGATATCGGCCTCAAACCGTGTTTAATATGGATGAGACAGCGCTATTTTGGAAGTGGATGCCGTCTTATACTTTTATCATGAAGGAGGAGGCAAAAGCCCCGGGGTTTAAGGCTCACAAAGATCGCATCACGCTGGTCATGTGCGCCAATGCTGCGGGCTTTATGATAAAGCCTGGGCTCGTTTATAAGTCCAAAAACCCCCGTGCCCTGAACaataagaataaaaacatgcTGCCTGTGTATTGGATGCACAACATGAAGGCCTGGATTACGAAACGCCTAACATCGGATTGGTTTCACCAATGTTTCATCCCGGAGGTAAAGATCTACCTGGCAGAGAAAGGGCTGGAGTTCAAAGTCGTTTTACTTCTGGACAATACTGGAGGTCATCCCTTGGATTTATCCTACCAAGGCGTAAAAATAGAGTTCTTACTGCCGAATACGACGTCACTGATTCAGCCAATGGATCAAGGAGTTATCCGAGCTTTCAAGGCATTGTACACCAGGAACAGCCTGCAACACATGGTCGTGGCAATGGACAGGAATGATGACTTTTCCCTGAAGGAGTACTGGCGTAAGTACATGATCACATTGTGTATGGTGAACGTGCAGAAGGCCCTTAACGATATAAAGAAAGGGACGGTTAATGCTTGCTGGAAGAAATTGTGGCCAGAAGTTGTGCACGACAAGAAGGGCTCTTCTGCAGAACTCGGTGGTTGA